The proteins below come from a single Argentina anserina chromosome 1, drPotAnse1.1, whole genome shotgun sequence genomic window:
- the LOC126795512 gene encoding cytochrome P450 71AU50-like, which produces MDWIWATGLFAIVYVLQAWIYKSKNKKIKKLPPGPRGFPIIGNLLMLGEFPHVDLHRLAQKHGDIMYLRLGLVPTIIVSSPQAAELFLKTHDLAFATRPPHEAAKHISYGQRNLSYAEYGSYWRTIRKMCTLELLSNHKINSFKSMRKEELDLFINFIREASCYRATVDLSAKVSSLNAAMTCRLVFGKKYMDKEFDEKGFQAWIHEGMHLAGTPNFGDYLPFLAPFDLQGLTKRMKAVSKVFDDFFEKIIDEHIESQFNQERNKDFVDVMLGFMGSNESEYKIERANIKAIILDMVSGGIDTSATAIEWTLAELMRHPRVMKKVQKELEDVVGMERMVDESDLEKLEYLNMVVKENLRLHPVAPLLIPHAAIEDCTVNGFHIPEKSHVIVNVWAVGRDPSAWTDPDMFIPERFDGSNIDLRGRDFQLLPFGSGRRGCPGMHLGLTVVLLVVAQLVHCFDWELPDNMLPTELDMTEEFGLTVPRAKHLLAIPSYRLRQQ; this is translated from the exons ATGGATTGGATTTGGGCAACTGGGTTGTTTGCTATTGTTTATGTACTGCAAGCATGGATTTACAAAAGCAAGAACAAGAAGATCAAGAAATTGCCTCCCGGTCCCAGAGGATTTCCTATTATCGGAAACCTTCTGATGTTAGGAGAGTTCCCTCATGTCGATCTTCATCGACTAGCCCAGAAGCACGGTGACATCATGTACCTGCGCTTAGGCTTGGTGCCTACCATTATTGTATCATCCCCTCAAGCAGCCGAGCTGTTTCTCAAAACGCACGACCTtgcttttgctactaggccaCCGCATGAAGCTGCAAAGCACATTTCTTATGGCCAAAGAAACTTATCCTATGCCGAGTATGGGTCTTATTGGCGCACCATTCGCAAGATGTGCACCCTTGAATTACTCAGCAACCATAAAATCAATTCCTTCAAGTCCATGAGGAAAGAAGAGCTTGATCTCTTCATTAACTTCATTCGAGAGGCTTCCTGTTATCGTGCTACGGTTGATCTCAGCGCAAAGGTTTCTTCGCTCAACGCAGCAATGACCTGCCGGTTGGTGTTCGGAAAGAAGTATATGGATAAGGAATTTGATGAGAAGGGTTTCCAAGCTTGGATCCATGAGGGTATGCATCTAGCAGGCACCCCCAACTTTGGTGATTATCTTCCTTTTCTAGCTCCATTTGACCTCCAGGGTTTAACTAAGCGAATGAAGGCTGTTAGCAAGGTGTTTGATGACTTCTTTGAGAAGATCATTGATGAGCACATCGAATCTCAGTTTAATCAAGAAAGGAACAAAGACTTTGTCGATGTCATGTTGGGTTTCATGGGATCGAATGAATCCGAGTACAAGATTGAACGCGCCAATATCAAGGCCATAATTCTG GACATGGTCTCTGGTGGGATAGACACCTCAGCGACGGCGATTGAGTGGACACTTGCCGAACTCATGAGGCACCCTCGAGTGATGAAGAAAGTCCAGAAAGAGTTGGAAGATGTAGTAGGCATGGAGAGAATGGTTGATGAATCAGACTTGGAGAAGCTGGAATACTTGAACATGGTGGTAAAGGAAAACTTGAGGCTACACCCAGTTGCTCCATTGCTGATCCCCCATGCAGCCATTGAAGACTGCACTGTTAACGGCTTCCACATACCCGAAAAATCACACGTTATTGTAAATGTGTGGGCAGTTGGGAGAGACCCTAGTGCGTGGACTGATCCAGACATGTTCATACCGGAAAGATTTGATGGTAGTAATATAGATCTCCGCGGTCGGGACTTCCAACTCCTTCCGTTTGGTTCCGGCCGAAGAGGTTGCCCTGGGATGCATCTAGGGCTAACTGTGGTCCTTCTGGTGGTGGCGCAACTTGTGCATTGCTTTGATTGGGAACTTCCAGATAATATGTTGCCAACTGAGTTGGACATGACTGAGGAGTTTGGTCTAACAGTTCCAAGGGCCAAACATCTACTAGCCATTCCTTCTTATCGTCTTCGACAACAATAA